The following proteins are encoded in a genomic region of Prosthecobacter sp. SYSU 5D2:
- a CDS encoding cysteine-rich CWC family protein codes for MLHNQDKHDIISCPLCEASFVCLCNRATACPCNRVNLSPDETEWISWQTQGDCVCISCLLSLKQAARLALA; via the coding sequence ATGCTACATAATCAAGACAAACACGACATCATCTCCTGCCCGCTTTGTGAGGCATCCTTTGTTTGTCTGTGCAACCGCGCCACCGCCTGCCCATGCAACCGGGTGAACCTCTCCCCGGATGAAACGGAATGGATAAGCTGGCAGACCCAGGGAGACTGCGTGTGCATCTCCTGCCTGCTGAGCTTGAAACAGGCCGCCAGGCTTGCCCTCGCCTGA